A genomic region of Dreissena polymorpha isolate Duluth1 chromosome 4, UMN_Dpol_1.0, whole genome shotgun sequence contains the following coding sequences:
- the LOC127879244 gene encoding uncharacterized protein LOC127879244, which produces MTAARCFHKVSSIFRRFSISNETYRCIHSGPQLSSRFDLPDVKDEDDLYVENQIEDDIGNSPQDFRKKDMQQRKQKGSIQKKVDENYRRFIKSNIIAKKERKLYDGPKMPNLLTYAARAQIVHLHEEDPIYWTPEMLADSFPANPYAIKEILRTFKKRRPIDEWEIYKHDQRVYNNWLKLRQAQLEEGGPIDPAYRLLVASEKVGLMVNAAGARSLPMPDLKKALLTQRELAEQLKPKVAPIFSSLLEEGKGRQLGNTSNTPQGREQTTHGRFGNHKGRDFSGPFGGEGNIASPENDGPESNFNNSDCERLLKEISQQAGGTDEIHTYKDNSEESKSNRNNLSANIKHLKDKTRINKSSLSYTKDDYAVLDTPNNMRMKKSNSGIYNDSLDSKTLKFSHKIKDESVKRVKSMYGKQRKTTTRSNLVEEKNLFGVEGEKNSEEREDEISAALSGGLEDIDILSRDKRKVLGSRLRIRRRDKIEDE; this is translated from the exons ATGACAGCAGCACGTTGCTTTCATAAAGTTTCTTCCATATTCCGACGTTTTAGTATTTCAAATGAAACTTATCGGTGTATTCATTCTGGTCCACAACTCTCTAGTAGATTTGATTTACCAGATGTAAAAGATGAAGACGATCTGTACGTAGAAAACCAAATTGAAGATGACATTGGAAACAGTCCCCAAGATTTTAGAAAGAAAGACATGCAGcaaagaaaacaaaaaggaaGCATACAAAA AAAAGTAGATGAGAATTATAGAAGGTTCATTAAGAGCAACATCATTGCAAAGAAAGAGAGGAAGCTTTACGATGGTCCCAAGATGCCTAACCTGCTGACATATGCTGCACGTGCCCAGATAGTTCACCTTCACGAGGAGGATCCCATTTACTGGACACCAGAGATGCTGGCTGATAGCTTCCCAGCAAATCCTTATGCCATCAAGGAAATACTCAG AACATTTAAAAAGCGTCGACCAATAGATGAATGGGAAATCTACAAGCATGATCAACGAGTCTACAACAACTGGCTGAAGCTGAGGCAAGCACAGCTAGAGGAAGGGGGACCAATTGATCCAGCCTATAG GCTACTGGTTGCAAGTGAGAAGGTAGGGTTGATGGTAAATGCTGCAGGGGCCAGGTCCCTACCCATGCCGGACCTCAAAAAGGCACTTCTTACTCAGAGGGAACTGGCAGAGCAGCTGAAACCCAAAGTGGCTCCCATCTTTAGCTCTCTGTTGGAGGAGGGAAAAGGGAGGCAACTGGGGAACACCAGTAATACTCCTCAAGGGAGAGAACAAACAACACATGGGAGATTTGGAAATCACAAAGGGAGAGATTTTTCAGGTCCTTTTGGTGGAGAGGGAAATATTGCTTCACCAGAGAATGATGGACCTGAATCAAATTTTAACAATTCTGATTGTGAAAGACTATTGAAAGAGATTTCTCAGCAAGCTGGTGGGACTGATGAAATTCACACATATAAAGATAATTCAGAGGAATCAAAGAGTAATAGAAATAATTTGTCCGCTAATATAAAGCATCTAAAAGATAAAACAAGAATTAATAAATCTTCCCTATCCTACACAAAGGATGATTATGCTGTTCTTGATACTCCAAACAATATGAGAATGAAAAAATCAAACAGTGGAATATATAATGATTCACTAGATTCAAAAACATTGAAATTCAGTCACAAAATCAAGGATGAATCTGTAAAAAGGGTAAAAAGCATGTACGGTAAACAACGGAAAACAACAACTAGGTCAAACTTGGTGGAGGAAAAAAATCTCTTTGGTGTAGAAGGGGAAAAGAACTCAGAAGAGAGGGAAGATGAGATATCTGCAGCTCTGTCAGGTGGTCTTGAAGATATAGACATACTCAGTAGGGACAAAAGGAAGGTACTTGGTAGCAGGTTACGTATACGGCGGAGGGATAAGATTGAAGATGAATGA